The following proteins come from a genomic window of Achromobacter deleyi:
- a CDS encoding glycosyltransferase family 39 protein, producing the protein MRGDGDEGWKPDPWRVGIGMLVFAVAWLWLMDRAVLAPPTDNIEQLIWVRSLEWGYYKHPPLPTWLLWPVVQLLGGTAWATYVMGAACALGAFALMWRLLRDMRGEAHAAIAALAGLCVTFYNGRLYFYNHEIVLIPLVAGCALACWKAYTTRKIGWWVVLGGCLGLGALAKYQIAVAGLAVVVFWCVRRAWRDPMHVFGLQVAGLTALAVFSPHLVWLIQHDFEPLNYAMSSSLAAGLPWLARWHEVARWWGDQLLNRALPAWLFLAALWLLGRRERRRLAASLNATATATATACATAGDAGRTLLLSFGLTPLVFVSVMALISGSHIQLHWGTPFLLFIVPAAMEWARAAWSAPFRPRRALLVFIVIQLMLMLRVELTAPNGLGLLRRPTDWRYFDAQALADALHARAVTALGGPVRVISGPWEESGALSLRLPERPLVLINGQPRFSPWVGAHLVADCGALELSKARVAPDGFEPVGPAFPNLHWRVKPPATACDAGPAR; encoded by the coding sequence GTGCGAGGGGATGGCGACGAGGGCTGGAAACCGGACCCATGGCGGGTCGGCATCGGCATGCTGGTGTTCGCGGTGGCCTGGCTCTGGCTGATGGACCGGGCCGTGCTGGCGCCGCCGACCGACAACATCGAGCAACTCATCTGGGTACGCAGCCTGGAATGGGGCTACTACAAGCATCCGCCCCTGCCAACCTGGCTGCTCTGGCCGGTGGTGCAACTGCTGGGCGGGACCGCCTGGGCCACCTATGTCATGGGCGCGGCCTGCGCGCTGGGCGCGTTCGCGCTGATGTGGCGTCTGCTGCGCGACATGCGCGGCGAGGCTCACGCCGCGATCGCAGCGCTGGCGGGCCTGTGTGTCACCTTCTATAACGGCCGGCTGTATTTCTACAACCACGAGATCGTCCTGATCCCGCTGGTGGCAGGCTGCGCGCTGGCCTGTTGGAAGGCCTACACGACCCGCAAGATCGGCTGGTGGGTCGTACTGGGCGGGTGCCTGGGGCTGGGGGCGCTGGCCAAGTACCAGATCGCGGTCGCCGGGCTGGCGGTGGTGGTGTTCTGGTGCGTGCGCCGGGCCTGGCGCGATCCCATGCACGTCTTCGGCCTGCAGGTGGCGGGCCTGACCGCGCTGGCGGTGTTCTCGCCGCACCTGGTCTGGCTGATCCAGCACGATTTCGAGCCGCTGAACTACGCCATGTCGTCATCGTTGGCGGCCGGCCTGCCGTGGCTTGCCCGGTGGCATGAGGTCGCCAGGTGGTGGGGCGACCAATTGCTGAACCGGGCCTTGCCGGCCTGGCTGTTCCTGGCGGCGCTGTGGCTGCTGGGCCGCCGTGAACGGCGGCGCCTTGCCGCGTCACTCAACGCTACCGCGACGGCGACCGCGACCGCCTGTGCCACCGCCGGCGACGCGGGGCGCACCCTGCTGCTGTCGTTCGGCCTGACGCCGTTGGTGTTCGTCAGCGTCATGGCGCTGATCTCGGGATCGCACATCCAGCTGCACTGGGGCACGCCGTTCCTGCTGTTCATCGTGCCGGCCGCGATGGAATGGGCGCGCGCGGCCTGGAGCGCGCCTTTCCGGCCGCGCCGGGCGCTGCTGGTATTCATCGTCATCCAGCTGATGCTGATGCTGCGGGTGGAACTGACGGCGCCCAATGGCCTGGGCCTGTTGCGGCGTCCGACCGACTGGCGCTATTTCGATGCGCAGGCGTTGGCCGACGCGCTGCATGCCCGCGCCGTGACCGCGCTGGGCGGGCCGGTCCGGGTCATTTCCGGTCCCTGGGAAGAGTCGGGCGCGTTGTCGCTGCGGTTGCCCGAAAGGCCGCTGGTGCTGATCAACGGGCAGCCGCGATTCAGCCCGTGGGTCGGCGCCCACCTGGTGGCCGATTGCGGCGCGCTGGAGCTGAGCAAGGCGCGGGTCGCGCCCGACGGATTCGAGCCGGTGGGGCCCGCATTTCCCAATCTGCACTGGCGCGTCAAACCGCCTGCCACGGCCTGCGACGCCGGCCCCGCGCGCTAG